One window from the genome of Paenibacillus azoreducens encodes:
- a CDS encoding Gfo/Idh/MocA family protein: MIRIGKISYWHVHAWDYTKQAQAHPDAEIVAVWDENPERGKEAADQQGVAFYASLDEMLAQDDIDAVIVDAPTRMHRDVMLKAAAAGKHIFTEKVLAPTLHEVNEILDAVDRNKVKLTVSLPRLNDGYTLAIRDILDQELLGQVTQVRVRLSHNGATAGWLPDHFYKLEDCLGGALIDLGCHPMYLTRLFLQQDVEEVKAEFGYVTGKEVEDNAVATLSTLSGAIGIVEAGFVNNFSPFSVEIHGTEGSILYGTPEEKLLIRTSRKGEYKDAWVELPVPGPRESAFEQWISHIQQDTTADENVAYAVELTKLMEAANQSAREHRGIRLSELQG, from the coding sequence ATGATCAGAATCGGAAAAATCAGCTATTGGCATGTTCATGCATGGGATTATACCAAGCAGGCCCAAGCGCATCCCGATGCCGAAATCGTGGCGGTTTGGGATGAAAATCCGGAGCGGGGCAAAGAAGCTGCGGATCAGCAAGGTGTGGCGTTTTATGCTTCATTGGATGAAATGCTCGCGCAGGATGACATCGATGCGGTCATTGTGGATGCTCCAACCCGTATGCATCGCGATGTGATGTTAAAGGCGGCTGCGGCAGGCAAGCATATTTTTACCGAAAAGGTGCTGGCGCCGACGCTGCATGAAGTGAACGAAATATTGGATGCCGTGGACCGTAACAAAGTGAAGTTGACCGTGTCGCTGCCAAGGCTGAACGACGGCTACACACTGGCGATTCGCGACATTCTGGATCAGGAACTGCTCGGTCAGGTCACTCAGGTTAGAGTCCGCTTATCCCATAACGGGGCGACTGCGGGATGGCTGCCAGATCATTTCTATAAGCTGGAAGACTGCCTGGGCGGGGCTTTGATTGATCTGGGCTGCCATCCGATGTATTTGACAAGGCTGTTCCTGCAGCAGGATGTGGAGGAAGTGAAGGCGGAGTTTGGCTATGTTACGGGAAAAGAAGTAGAAGATAACGCTGTTGCAACGCTGTCGACGCTATCGGGGGCAATCGGAATTGTGGAAGCGGGTTTCGTAAACAACTTCTCCCCATTCAGTGTCGAAATTCATGGGACGGAAGGTTCGATTCTCTATGGTACGCCGGAGGAAAAGCTGTTGATCCGCACTTCACGGAAAGGAGAATATAAGGATGCTTGGGTAGAGCTTCCGGTTCCGGGACCACGGGAGAGTGCGTTTGAGCAGTGGATCAGTCATATTCAGCAAGATACTACGGCTGATGAGAATGTGGCTTATGCCGTTGAACTGACCAAGCTCATGGAAGCGGCTAACCAGTCGGCGCGCGAGCATCGCGGCATCCGGCTGTCCGAGCTGCAAGGCTAA